Proteins encoded in a region of the Puntigrus tetrazona isolate hp1 chromosome 12, ASM1883169v1, whole genome shotgun sequence genome:
- the LOC122355364 gene encoding cytochrome P450 26A1, translating into MGLYTLIVTFLCTIVLPVLLFLAAVKLWEMLLIRRVDPSCGSPLPPGTMGLPFIGETLQLILQRRKFLRMKRQKYGCIYKTHLFGNPTVRVMGADNVRQILLGEHKLVSVQWPASVRTILGSDTLSNVHGTQHKNKKKAIMRAFSRDALEHYIPVIQEEVKSAIQDWLQRDTCVLVYPEMKRLMFRIAMRILLGFEPEQIKTDEQELVEAFEEMIKNLFSLPIDVPFSGLYRGLRARNFIHSKIEENIRKKIQDDDNENEQKHKDALQLLIENSRRSDEPFSLQAMKEAATELLFGGHETTASTATSLVMFLGLNSEVVQKVREEIQEKVEMGMYSSGKTLSMELLEQLKYTGCVIKETLRINPPVPGGFRVVLKTFELNGYQIPKGWNVIYSICDTHDVAEVFPNKDEFQPERFMSKGLEDGSRFNYIPFGGGSRMCVGKEFAKVLLKIFLVELTQQCNWILSNGPPTMKTGPTVYPVDNLPTKFSNYVRN; encoded by the exons ATGGGGCTGTACACGCTCATAGTCACCTTCCTCTGCACCATCGTGCTCCCCGTGTTGCTCTTCCTCGCCGCGGTTAAGTTGTGGGAGATGTTATTGATTCGCCGGGTCGATCCGAGCTGTGGAAGTCCCCTGCCGCCAGGTACCATGGGCTTACCTTTCATTGGAGAAACGCTCCAGCTGATCCTCCAG AGAAGGAAGTTCCttcggatgaagcgccagaaATACGGATGCATCTACAAAACGCACCTCTTCGGTAACCCGACTGTCAGGGTGATGGGAGCTGATAACGTGAGGCAGATTCTTCTGGGAGAACACAAGCTGGTTTCTGTTCAGTGGCCAGCATCAGTGAGAACTATACTGGGATCTGACACGCTCTCCAATGTTCATGGCACtcaacacaaaaacaagaaaaag GCCATTATGAGAGCGTTCTCAAGAGATGCTCTTGAGCACTACATTCCAGTTATCCAGGAGGAGGTGAAGAGTGCCATACAAGACTGGCTGCAAAGAGATACATGTGTGCTGGTTTACCCAGAGATGAAGCGACTCATGTTTCGCATAGCCATGAGAATCCTTCTCGGTTTCGAGCCTGAGCAAATCAAGACAGATGAGCAGGAGCTGGTGGAGGCTTTTGAGGAAATGATCAAAAACTTGTTCTCCCTGCCTATCGATGTTCCCTTCAGCGGCTTGTACAGG GGTCTGAGAGCACGCAATTTCATTCATTCTAAAATCGAGGAGAACATCAGGAAGAAAATTCAAGACGATGACaatgaaaatgagcaaaaacacaaagatgCTCTTCAGCTGCTGATCGAGAACAGCAGGAGAAGTGATGAGCCCTTCAGTTTGCAG GCAATGAAAGAAGCTGCCACCGAGCTTCTGTTTGGAGGTCATGAGACCACAGCCAGCACTGCAACCTCACTAGTGATGTTCTTGGGTCTGAATTCAGAAGTGGTGCAGAAAGTCAGAGAGGAGATTCAGGAGAAG GTCGAAATGGGCATGTATTCATCTGGAAAGACCTTAAGTATGGAGCTGTTGGAACAATTGAAGTACACTGGATGTGTGATTAAAGAAACTCTCAGAATCAACCCTCCTGTACCTGGAGGCTTCAGAGTGGTCCTCAAAACCTTTGAACTGAAT GGTTACCAGATACCTAAAGGATGGAATGTCATCTACAGCATTTGTGACACGCACGATGTTGCTGAGGTGTTTCCTAACAAAGATGAGTTCCAACCAGAGAGGTTCATGAGCAAAGGCCTGGAGGACGGCTCCAGGTTTAACTACATCCCCTTCGGAGGCGGTTCCAGGATGTGCGTGGGCAAAGAATTCGCCAAAGTGTTACTCAAGATCTTTTTAGTTGAGCTAACACAGCAGTGCAACTGGATTCTTTCAAATGGACCCCCGACAATGAAAACTGGGCCAACCGTTTACCCAGTGGACAATCTCCCCACCAAGTTCAGTAATTATGTCAGAAATTAG